The genomic DNA GGGAAGACGGTGACCCTGATCGCCATCATCGAGCCCGGCCAGATCGGGAAGGGCACGGTCTCGCTGCCCGCGGGAATCTATACCATGTACTGCAGTTTGCCGGGCCACAGGGATGCTGGAATGGCGGCAACCCTCCGCGTGAGTCCGTAGGAGACGACGCTAGTGCTAGTGAGTGTGCCCAATCAAGAGGATGGCGATCCACAAGAGCGTCAAGGTGGCAAGGAAAAGGAGTACGGTGACCCACAGCAGGATGTCGGTGCTGGCATTCAAGCGTCGGGTTTCTCGGAGGGAAAGGTACGCGATCATCGGCATGAGCCTCGCGATCGTTGAGGACGCGTATGGTCGTTCGTCCACAACGCGCAGCAGTTTGATGATGTCCTCCTCAGAGACCAACGGCGTTTCTTGAGGTTTTCGTTTCCACCACATTCATCTCACCCCCCGCCATTCAGTCCTACGGCATGGCATCTCCGTCTTCCTGGACCGGCCCGAAACCCCGACCCCCCGCCGGTCGGGTGATCCATGATGCGTTCGCCTGCGTACTCTTCTCACGGTCAACAAACACCAGGCACGAGAGCGATTGGAGGAGAGTATGCGGGGGGCCAGACGTCTTCGTGCAGTGCTGTGTGGAGTGGTGGCGGTCGCGCTTGTCTCGGTCGTACTGGGGCCCCCACCGCCCACCTTGAGAGCTTCGAGCCACCGGGACGCGCCGCTGATCACGGAGGACCCAACGGCCGATAATACCGACGTCTACGCGTGGGTCGATCCCAGCCGCCCAGATTTTGTCACGGTCGTCTCCAACTGGATTCCGTTTGAGGAACCGACAGAGGGGCCCAACTTCTACCGGTTCTCGGACCAGGTTCTGTACAAGATCTCGATTGTGGTCAACCGCAATGGGCACCTGCGGAGGGCGCTGGACTACGAGTTTCGGTTCCACACCAAGATCGTCAACGGGAACACGTTTCAGTACAACACGGGGCTGATCGGGCTGCCGGGGTTGAACCCGTCCTCGCCGTACCCGAACCTCAACATCCGCCAGAGCTACACCATGACGGAAATCCGGCACGAGCGGGGCGACGACGCCGATCGCACCGTCCTCTTCCGCAACGCGCGCACGGCGCCGATCAACGTGGGCCCCAACTCCACCGGAGCGTGCAGTCAGGTCGTTGTGATGCTTCACGGCGTTCCCCATGCGGTGGAGAGCTGTCCCTATTACGTCGGCCTGGCCAACGCCGCCATCCTCACGATCGCCGGCCGAAGTGGGGCGCGGGTCTTCGCCGGTCCCCGTTCCGAGCAGTTCTTCGTCGACCTGGCGGCGTCGTTCGACCGCCTGGGGGGATTGTCGAATGAGGTCCGCAACCCTGGGGTCAACTCCACGAAGGGCTTCAACGTCCACAGCATCGCCCTGGAGATCCCGACCAAACTTCTCGATCGGCTGGGCGCCAATGGGAAGATTGGCGTGTGGTCGTCGTCGAGCCGGATGAGGGTCCCCGTCCTCGACACCGACGAAGTCAGCGGGGACGACAGCCGCTGGGTCCAGGTGTCCAGGCTTGGCTTTCCGCTCGACAACGAGGTCCTGCAGCCCCTCCGGGCTAAGGACCAGTTCAATGCCACAACGCCGTTTCAGGATGAAAACCTGTTCGCCAACTTTATCGTGAATCCGGGAAACACCCAGGGGTCGCAGTCGCTGGTCAACCTCCTCAGCGGGATTACCGGCTGCACGGATTTGAACAACCGTGCCGATCTGCAGGCCATCATCCTGACGGGCATCCCGACGGGAGTGCTGCCGGGCCTGGACAACTTCACCGGCCCTGAACGCGCCGACCTCCTGCGGCTCAACTATCGGATCCCTCCCACGCAGGGCATCGACCCCAACAATCCCGGCAACAACCGGCTGGGGATCCTCGTAGGGGACAACGCGGGGTTCACGAACGGCCGCCGTCCCTTCGACGACACGGTGGACATCGCGCTCAAGGCTGTCGGTGGTGCCGCCCAGGCCCTGGTGGGCCTGACCCCGTGCGCGGCCGCCGCGAATCTCACCGACAACGTCGCCGGCCCCGACACGCCGTTCTTGACCGTGTTTCCCTATCTCGGCACCCCGCTCTCGGGGTTTGGCAAGCATTGAGCTTCCGCCCTCTCCTGCACGGTTCATGAGACGGCGGCTGGGGCGGGTCGACCTGCGGGGCCTGGTCCTTGCGGGAATGTTGGTCGTGGTCGGCGCCCTGGTCATCGGCGCGGACCGGCCGGCTCGGGTCGCCTCCGCAAGGCTGCCCGTCTTCCCCCAGGGACGATTCGCTCCGGGGGACTCGCTGCCGGACCAACAGATCCGATTCTACCAGGATCGCCTCGCGGACAATTCGCGCGACGCGCTCTCGTGGGACATGCTGGCCATCGGCTACATGCGCAAGCTCCGTGAGTCGGGTGATCCTGGATATGCGCTCCGGGCCGAGGAGTCCCTCCGTCGGGCCCTCGCCGCGGATCCGCGGGACGGCCAGGCGTCCGGCCTCCTCGCCTGGGTGGCGCTGGTGAAGCACGAATTCGCCGGCGCGGCCGCGCAGGCGGAGGCGTTGATCCGTGAGTCTCCATCCGACGACATGCTGTACGGCATCCTTGGGGACGCCGACGTCGAACTCGGCCGGTATGGGGAGGCCAGGCAGGTCTTGCAGCGCATGATGGACCTCAAGCCGGGCCCAGCGGCG from bacterium includes the following:
- a CDS encoding DUF4331 domain-containing protein, yielding MRGARRLRAVLCGVVAVALVSVVLGPPPPTLRASSHRDAPLITEDPTADNTDVYAWVDPSRPDFVTVVSNWIPFEEPTEGPNFYRFSDQVLYKISIVVNRNGHLRRALDYEFRFHTKIVNGNTFQYNTGLIGLPGLNPSSPYPNLNIRQSYTMTEIRHERGDDADRTVLFRNARTAPINVGPNSTGACSQVVVMLHGVPHAVESCPYYVGLANAAILTIAGRSGARVFAGPRSEQFFVDLAASFDRLGGLSNEVRNPGVNSTKGFNVHSIALEIPTKLLDRLGANGKIGVWSSSSRMRVPVLDTDEVSGDDSRWVQVSRLGFPLDNEVLQPLRAKDQFNATTPFQDENLFANFIVNPGNTQGSQSLVNLLSGITGCTDLNNRADLQAIILTGIPTGVLPGLDNFTGPERADLLRLNYRIPPTQGIDPNNPGNNRLGILVGDNAGFTNGRRPFDDTVDIALKAVGGAAQALVGLTPCAAAANLTDNVAGPDTPFLTVFPYLGTPLSGFGKH